The window GTGACTTCTTCGGCGCGCACACGTACCGCCGGGTGGACCGCGACGGCACGTTCCACACGCTGTGGGGCGGGGACCGGTCGGAGGTCACGGCGTAGGGACAGAGGTCGGCCAGCCCGTCCTTTGGCGCCCCGGGGGGCCGGAGGGCGGGCGGCTGCTGCTCGGTGGGGCGGGGAGACCGTACGGCTGCCGTCCGGCGGGGCGGGGGCGTGCGGCTGCCGTCCCACGGGCGTGGGGCCGTGCGGCTGCCGCCTGGTAGTGCATGGAGACGGTACGGCTGCCGCCCGGTGCGGTGGGGCCGTGCGGTGGCCGTCCGTCGACATAAGCGGGGGCCGAGCGGGCCGCCCGGGGCGCGGTCACGCCGGGCGGCCATCCGGTTGGCAGCGCCGTGTCCAAGGAGCGTGTCAGGTGAGCGGGGAGCCGGGCGCTCCCGGCTGGACGCCCGGCTCGGGCCCCGGCCCGAAGAGGCAAGTCGGCGGCTACGGCACGGCGCGAGGGCCGACCGGACGGACCCGCTCGTCACGGCCGACGCGGCACAGCCACCGGTCGACAACGGCCCCACACCCGCGGAGCGTCAGGTGAGCGGTGGGCCCGGTTCCGGGCTCGGCACCGGTTCGGGGCCCGGCGGGATCGGGGACGGTGAGGGCTCCGGCGGACCCGGGGCCGGTGGCGCCGGCGGCGGGGTCGGGTCGGGGCCCGGTGCGGGGGGCGTCGGTTCCGGGCCGGGGCCCGGCGGTGTGGGCTGGGGGCCCGGCTCCGGCGGCGGCACGGGGCTGGGGTAGGGGTCCGGCGGTGTCGGGCCCGGACCGGGTGCCGGTCCCGGCGATGCGGGGTCGGGGTAGGGATTCGTCATCGTGTCCTCCGGGCAGTCGCCGTACGTCGCCTCTGGACTACTCCCCCGCCTACCCGGCACCCGCTCGGCCACTCACCCGGGGGCAGCACGGAGCGGCGCCCGGGTGGGTGGCTCACGCCGCGCGTCGAACCCGGTATCCGCGACGCGTCGGCACCGGCGAGTCCCGGGCGCCCGCGGTCCCCGGCGCTTGGGGGCAGCACACCTCCATGCCCGAAGCCGCCGGCTCCGACGCGCCCCCGCTCGCGCCGCCGGCGTCCGCCCTCAGAACTTCCCGGGGTGGGCCCGCAGCCAGTCCTTCGCCGCCGCCAGCAGCCCGGGGTCGGCCTGGCCGGCGACGTCGGGGTGGCGTTCGGCCCACTTGACGACGTACGGGCAGAGCGGGGCCACGGGGACGCCCTCGCGCTCGGCGACGGCGTACAACTCGCGGGCGAGTGAACCGGCGATGCCCTTCCCCTCGTGGGCGGGCTCGACGATCGTGTGGACCGGGACCAGGGCGCGCGCAGGCGACTCCAGGACGAAGTACTCGATGCGGCCGACGACTTCACCGTCGCCGACGGCCTCCAGGCGGCCCGCCGCCCGGTCGTCGCGGATCTCGATCTCGCTCATGGACACGCACGCTCCTGGTCCTGGTCCGCCGGTCAGGCCCCTACGGCCTGCGGGCTGCGCTGCTGGTCGGAGCCGGGTACCGGCTCGGACGGGTCGGCGCCGAGGGACACGATCCGGTTGTCGGCGTCGACATGCACGACCCGCGGCCGCAACTGCCGTGCCTCGGCGTCGCTGACCTGAGCGTAACTGATGATGATCACCAGGTCGCCGGGGTGGACGAGGTGGGCGGCGGCACCGTTGATCCCGATCACCCCGGATCCGCGCTCGCCCTCGATGACGTACGTCTCCAGCCGGGCGCCGTTGGTGATGTCGACGATGTGCACCAGCTCGCCGGGCAACAGGTCGGCGGCGTCGAGAAGATCCGCATCGATGGTCACCGATCCCACGTAGTGCAGGTCGGCCTGGGTGACGGTGGCACGGTGGATCTTGGACTTGAACAGAGTACGCAGCATGTTGGACTCCTGGAAGACGGCTCCCTGCCTGCTTTGTGCAGGTCAAGGGCGTTCTTCACCCTACACCGGCACGCGTCGGAGTCGATGTTTGTGAGGAACATCGCTTCGCGCTGACGAGAAGGCTCCCCACCTGCGCTTCCGTATGAACCAGGTTGTTATACCGCCGCCGACCAACCACCTGTTCGAACACCGGTCTCGGAATGCGCGAGGACTGATACTGACCACGATCTTCAATCGGAGCCGGTGTCGGAATCGGCGACGAGTTCGGGGAGGGGTGCAGGAGCGTGATGAGCAGGACGCGCTCGGCCGGCGTGAACGCCTCGTAGGCGCGGGCCTGGCGCATTCCGGAGCCGGGCCCCGGAGCTGTTCAGACGAACGCACGGTGACCGCCGGTCTCACGACCCTGAGTGGCGCCCTCCAGGGGGCGAGTGGCAGCCACGCCGGAGCTGGCAGAGGATGAGAGCACTGCTCCCGCGCCGCGCCGCCAAGGAGGCCCGGACATGCGCTGGTGGTCCTCGCTGGTCACGATCAGCCGGGACGGGCTGCGCATTCAACGGGCATTCGCCGCCCCGTCGGCGATCGCACGGGCCGTACTGTCGGTGCTGCTCGCCACGGTCCTCGGCCTGGTGCTGGACGACCCGGTGGCCGGGGCCATGGCCAGCGTCGGTGCGTTCATCTGCGGCATCGGTACGCTGCTGAGCCCGCTGCGACACCCTGTGGTGAACGCGCTCGGGATGGCCGCGGCCTTCAGCGCCATGGCGGTGCTGGGGGCCCTGGTGCACGGCACTACCTGGCTGTTCCTGCTGGTGCTCGCGGTCGCAGCGTTCGCCACCGGGCTGTGGCGGACGATGGGCATCGCGCCCGGCATCCGGGGTTGCCTCGCGGTCATCGGGCTGATGATCACGGCTGATCTCGCTCCCGACGTACATGGCGGCCTGGTGATCGCCGGCTGGATCGCGGTCGGGACCGGACTCGTCGTGGTGGTGCAACTGCTCCCCCCGTACGGTCCGCGGTTCGCCGCCCAGCGCCGCGCCCTTGCAGCTCTGTACCAGTCGCTCGCCGAGGCTTCGGTCGCGGCCGGCTCCGCCGGCCTGGGCGGGTCCGCTCCGTTCACGGCGGCCCGGCAGGCCCTGGACCTGCTGCCGCAGTTGAGCCGACCGGCGGCTGCGGCCATGTTCGGACTGCTGGGAGAGGCCGAGCGCATCCGCCGCGCGCTGCACACGGTGCGGCTGACGGTAGCGGCGGCCGGGAACCAGGAGGCACTGGCCGCTGCGGCGCAGGTGCTGGGCGACATCTCCCGTACGGTGGCCTCCGGCCGCGAGCACCGCACCCCCGAGGAAGCTTGGACCCTCCTGGAGTCCTGGGCGGCCGTCTCGCCCGTGCGCGGCCCGCGCGATCTGGCCGCACGGCTACGCACGGCCGAGCAGCTGGCCCGACGCTCGACCGACGACCGCCTGGGCGATGTACTGGAACCCCACACCGAGGTGCCGGGCCTGTACGCGGGCACGCCCTCCGTAGCACGCACCGCCCGGCGGATCCGGGCGCAGCTGCACCCCCAATCACCGATCTTCCGCCATGCGGTGCGGCTCGCAGTGGGCGTGGTGCTCGCCGAGGTCATCGGCCGGTCGATCGGCGGGTGGGGCGGGCTGGGCATCTCCACGCACGGCTTCTGGGTGGCCCTGACCACCATGCTGGTGCTCTTCCCCGAGTACGGTCATACCCTCGCCCGCGGCTGGGGACGTGCGGCCGGGGCCGTGCTGGGCGGCCTGTTCGCCTGGGTTCTGTCCCTGCCGAACTGGACGCCCGTCGGCCTCGCGGTCGTGGCGGTACTGCTGGCCGCTGCGTCGTTTGTGACCCTGCGGACTGGGCAGTTGATGCTCAATCTATGGCTGACCACCTGGATCGTCTTCCTGATCCACCACGTCGGCGGGCTGCCCGGGCCCACAGCGTGGGCGCGCGCCGCCGACACGGTGGTCGGCGCCGCGATCGCCGTGCTCATCTTTCTGGTCTGGCCGACCTGGTCCACCCAGCGGGTGCCGGGCCTGCTCGCGGAGTGGCTGCGGGTGCAGGACCGGCTGCTGCCAGAGCTGCTGACCGGCTACGCCGACGTCGGGGCGACCGACCCGGCAGCCGTCGACGCGCTGCGGGCGCGGTCACGGCAGGTCAGGGAGCACCTGGAGGCCGCGGTGGAGCAGTCGCACGCCGAGCCGGCAGAGCACCGCGGCCCCTGGTCGAGTGTGCAGCTGGAGCAGATCAGGACTCAGGTGTCCACGGTTGCCGGATACGCCACCCTGCTGGGCGAACACCTGCCGCGTACTCCTCAGGACACCGTGCCGGAGCTGACCGAACTGGTCGATCCGCTCCACGAACACC of the Streptomyces sp. 1222.5 genome contains:
- a CDS encoding FUSC family protein; its protein translation is MRWWSSLVTISRDGLRIQRAFAAPSAIARAVLSVLLATVLGLVLDDPVAGAMASVGAFICGIGTLLSPLRHPVVNALGMAAAFSAMAVLGALVHGTTWLFLLVLAVAAFATGLWRTMGIAPGIRGCLAVIGLMITADLAPDVHGGLVIAGWIAVGTGLVVVVQLLPPYGPRFAAQRRALAALYQSLAEASVAAGSAGLGGSAPFTAARQALDLLPQLSRPAAAAMFGLLGEAERIRRALHTVRLTVAAAGNQEALAAAAQVLGDISRTVASGREHRTPEEAWTLLESWAAVSPVRGPRDLAARLRTAEQLARRSTDDRLGDVLEPHTEVPGLYAGTPSVARTARRIRAQLHPQSPIFRHAVRLAVGVVLAEVIGRSIGGWGGLGISTHGFWVALTTMLVLFPEYGHTLARGWGRAAGAVLGGLFAWVLSLPNWTPVGLAVVAVLLAAASFVTLRTGQLMLNLWLTTWIVFLIHHVGGLPGPTAWARAADTVVGAAIAVLIFLVWPTWSTQRVPGLLAEWLRVQDRLLPELLTGYADVGATDPAAVDALRARSRQVREHLEAAVEQSHAEPAEHRGPWSSVQLEQIRTQVSTVAGYATLLGEHLPRTPQDTVPELTELVDPLHEHLTALARAAAGAETVAPGALRSVFDSFTARSGLLAETPDGFGSATTSRAVVLSTATVDAVEALTATIASRHRRGRHAAA
- the panD gene encoding aspartate 1-decarboxylase; the protein is MLRTLFKSKIHRATVTQADLHYVGSVTIDADLLDAADLLPGELVHIVDITNGARLETYVIEGERGSGVIGINGAAAHLVHPGDLVIIISYAQVSDAEARQLRPRVVHVDADNRIVSLGADPSEPVPGSDQQRSPQAVGA
- a CDS encoding GNAT family N-acetyltransferase, yielding MSEIEIRDDRAAGRLEAVGDGEVVGRIEYFVLESPARALVPVHTIVEPAHEGKGIAGSLARELYAVAEREGVPVAPLCPYVVKWAERHPDVAGQADPGLLAAAKDWLRAHPGKF